The following proteins come from a genomic window of Parambassis ranga chromosome 4, fParRan2.1, whole genome shotgun sequence:
- the LOC114434685 gene encoding eosinophil peroxidase-like, producing MLFFLFFMLGICLVPIHSKPTGEYLGSPFLQHCFEEAKKTVDDAYKYSREEILRRVRRDVVSPHDALRLLKQPRGDTRSAVRSADYMAQTLRLVHDRVHRVHKRSLNATDLLSPEDLAKLVLITGCAARVRLPQCNTTPNLNKYRTATSVCNNLNNPRLGASNTPFTRWLPAEYDDGISQPKGWNRNRKFNNFLLPLVRQVSNNILRTTDAGVVNDTEFSYMLTFFGQWNDHDITFTPVSPSTVSFSTGVKCDQSCEQSEPCNPIPIPPGDPRLPSNPDSCLLAVRSAPVCGTGSLPSDFIGEPDKREQINGLTAFLDLGQVYGSEETLALNLRNLSSDAGLLRVNTEFTDNGRELLAFHPLKVQTCATRRRITNNTSAREVPCFIAGDGRVDENIALTSIHTLFVREHNRLARELKRLNPQWDSETLYQEARKIMGAYTQVFVFRDYLPHIVGSDAMRNQLGHYPGYNPNVDPSISNVFATAAYRFAHLTVQPVFLRLDENYREHPQFPSVPLFKAFFTPWRVIFEGGIDPLLRGLINSPAKMNVQDHMMVDALRERLFQFVRLLASDLGSLNIQRGRDHGLPGYNAWRKFCGLSQPRNKEELGRVLNNNDLAQRLLQLYGTPNNIDVWLGGVAEPFVKDGRVGPLFACLISTQFQKIRQGDRLWYKNPGVFTPEQRAALSSASLSKIICDNTGITSVPKDPFTITSNKNRLTPCSDIPGLDLSAWRESLCGSGSDTSCSEDDETEDVNELPEDEDPDDDPTPSDNEIQ from the exons atgcttttctttctcttttttatgcTGGGCATCTGCCTTGTGCCCATTCACTCCAAACCAACAG GTGAATATCTTGGCAGTCCTTTCCTTCAACACTGCTTTGAGGAGGCAAAGAAAACTGTGGATGATGCTTACAAGTACTCCAGAGAAGA GATTCTGAGGCGGGTCCGTAGGGACGTGGTGAGTCCTCATGATGCTCTTCGTCTCCTGAAGCAGCCCCGCGGTGACACTCGCTCAGCTGTGAGATCTGCAGACTACATGGCTCAAACTCTTCGTCTGGTGCATGACAGGGTTCATCGTGTGCACAAACGCTCCCTCAATGCAACAG ATTTGCTCAGTCCAGAAGACCTGGCTAAACTCGTCCTTATCACTGGCTGTGCAGCTCGAGTCAGACTTCCACAGTGCAACACCACACCAAACCTTAACAAGTATCGCACAGCCACCAGCGTCTGCAACAACTT AAATAACCCCCGCCTTGGAGCCTCCAACACCCCCTTCACCCGCTGGCTGCCTGCTGAATATGATGACGGAATCTCTCAACCAAAAGGATGGAACAGAAACCGAAAATTCAACAACTTCTTGCTCCCACTG GTGCGACAGGTGTCCAACAACATTCTAAGGACAACAGATGCTGGTGTAGTCAATGACACAGAGTTCAGCTACATGCTGACCTTTTTTGGCCAGTGGAATGACCACGATATCACCTTCACACCGGTCTCACCCAGCACTGTCTCCTTCAGCACCGGAGTGAAATGTGACCAAAGTTGTGAACAGAGTGAGCCGTGCAACCCCATCCCG ATTCCTCCAGGTGACCCCCGCCTGCCCTCCAACCCAGACAGCTGCCTCCTTGCAGTCAGATCCGCCCCCGTTTGTGGAACGGGATCCTTGCCCTCTGATTTCATAGGAGAGCCTGACAAGCGGGAGCAGATCAACGGGCTGACGGCCTTCCTGGATCTTGGACAAGTGTATGGTTCTGAGGAGACTCTTGCCCTGAATCTTCGCAACCTCAGTAGTGATGCCGGCCTCCTGCGAGTTAATACCGAGTTCACAGACAATGGCCGAGAACTTCTGGCTTTCCACCCTCTCAAGGTGCAAACGTGCGCTACTCGCAGGAGAATCACCAACAACACCAGCGCCAGGGAGGTGCCTTGTTTTATTGCAG GTGATGGCCGTGTGGATGAGAACATCGCTCTGACATCCattcacacactgtttgttcGTGAGCACAACCGTCTGGCCCGTGAGCTGAAGAGACTAAACCCACAGTGGGACAGCGAGACACTCTACCAAGAGGCCCGCAAGATCATGGGTGCTTACACACAG gtgtttgtgttcagaGACTACCTGCCACACATTGTGGGTAGTGATGCAATGCGCAACCAACTTGGCCATTACCCCGGTTACAACCCCAACGTAGACCCCAGCATCTCCAATGTCTTTGCCACGGCTGCTTACCGATTTGCCCACTTGACAGTCCAACCTGTTTTCTTGCGTCTGGATGAAAACTACAGGGAGCATCCTCAGTTCCCCAGTGTGCCCCTGTTCAAGGCCTTCTTCACCCCCTGGAGAGTCATCTTTGAAG GAGGAATTGATCCTCTGCTGCGAGGTTTGATCAACAGTCCTGCCAAGATGAACGTTCAGGATCACATGATGGTGGATGCTCTGAGGGAGAGGTTGTTCCAGTTTGTGAGGCTTCTGGCCTCGGACCTGGGCTCACTCAACATTCAGAGGGGACGTGACCACGGTTTGCCTG GTTACAATGCCTGGCGCAAATTTTGTGGCCTGTCTCAGCCCAGGAACAAGGAGGAACTGGGCAGGGTTTTGAACAACAACGACCTGGCTCAAAGACTGCTGCAGCTCTATGGCACCCCCAACAACATCGACGTCTGGCTGGGAGGCGTGGCAGAGCCGTTTGTTAAGGACGGCCGCGTGGGACCTCTGTTCGCCTGTCTGATTTCAACCCAGTTCCAGAAGATCCGTCAGGGTGACAG GCTGTGGTATAAGAACCCAGGTGTCTTCACCCCAGAGCAGAGGGCCGCTCTGTCCTCCGCCAGCCTATCCAAGATCATCTGTGACAACACCGGCATCACCTCTGTCCCAAAGGATCCCTTCACCATCACCTCAAACAAGAATCGTCTCACACCGTGTTCAGATATCCCAGGCCTTGACCTGTCAGCCTGGAGGGAGTCACTCTGTGGTTCAG GCTCTGATACCAGCTGTTCTGAAGACGATGAAACAGAG GATGTGAATGAACTTCCAGAGGATGAGGATCCAGACGACGACCCTACACCATCTGACAATGAG ATCCAGTAG